From the genome of Geobacter sp. SVR, one region includes:
- a CDS encoding multiheme c-type cytochrome, with product MALKALVALVVMASMAHAAAEHPVFPVDRDFYPYYPSLMRWEKTAAPFTPPEVCGGCHQTQHREWNGSVHQLAFQDPVYQGELNKAVKAVGHEVSRQCEGCHSPIGVLTGEVKQPGLAGLSSLGMNGVSCDICHSISSVTHTRTPAGVPENGSFVLRPGEDGKDGPVLVKRGPNKPSEGCGGGFHSCEQSPLITKADLCASCHQVYHYEAHFPLEATYNEWKQGPYAQKNIHCQDCHMVATATFKRSADEFKKPAKGEYRHYFNGANYLLYYLASAAAKKAGDEALAANLAEKYLMAIDRLKAAAGMEIMPVYRDGTLAEIKIRVKNIRAGHNLPTSLTNVRQMWLEVTARDEGGKVLFTSGSVKPDGSLPDNVRIFNSEGMGNDFHFSVDPWVITAFSRHETIPPRGYKDVYYGISPSGKSGKVSVEAKLRYRQADQAVAEGVLGAVPRDIDLKNVYGLDTVPPLPVVDMVVQKGVFAVNAK from the coding sequence ATGGCACTGAAAGCATTGGTAGCGCTGGTCGTAATGGCAAGCATGGCACATGCCGCCGCGGAACATCCGGTCTTCCCTGTGGACCGGGACTTTTACCCGTACTATCCCTCGCTGATGAGATGGGAAAAGACCGCTGCCCCCTTTACCCCTCCTGAAGTCTGCGGCGGGTGCCACCAGACCCAGCACCGGGAGTGGAACGGTTCGGTGCATCAACTGGCGTTTCAGGACCCGGTTTATCAGGGGGAGTTGAACAAGGCGGTCAAGGCGGTCGGACATGAGGTTTCCCGTCAGTGCGAGGGGTGTCATTCGCCGATCGGCGTCCTGACCGGAGAGGTCAAGCAGCCGGGGTTGGCCGGGCTGTCGAGCCTGGGAATGAACGGCGTCTCCTGCGACATATGCCATTCCATCAGCAGCGTGACCCACACCCGGACGCCGGCCGGGGTGCCGGAGAACGGCTCCTTTGTCCTCAGACCGGGAGAGGATGGCAAGGACGGACCGGTGCTGGTCAAGCGGGGGCCGAACAAGCCCTCCGAGGGCTGCGGCGGCGGATTCCACAGCTGCGAACAGTCCCCGCTGATCACCAAGGCCGATCTCTGCGCCTCATGTCATCAGGTGTATCACTACGAGGCGCACTTTCCGCTGGAGGCCACCTACAACGAGTGGAAACAGGGCCCCTATGCCCAGAAGAACATACACTGCCAGGATTGCCATATGGTGGCCACCGCCACCTTCAAGCGCTCGGCAGACGAGTTCAAGAAGCCGGCCAAGGGGGAGTACCGACATTACTTCAACGGCGCCAACTATCTGCTGTATTACCTGGCGTCGGCTGCGGCCAAAAAAGCGGGTGACGAAGCCCTGGCTGCAAATCTGGCCGAGAAGTACTTGATGGCGATCGACCGGCTCAAGGCAGCGGCAGGGATGGAGATCATGCCGGTCTACCGCGACGGCACCCTGGCAGAGATCAAGATCCGGGTCAAGAATATCCGGGCCGGGCACAATCTGCCGACATCGCTGACCAATGTACGCCAGATGTGGCTGGAAGTGACTGCCAGGGACGAGGGGGGCAAGGTACTCTTCACCAGCGGATCAGTCAAACCGGACGGCTCGCTGCCCGACAACGTGCGTATATTCAACTCGGAGGGCATGGGCAACGACTTTCACTTCTCCGTCGACCCGTGGGTCATCACTGCCTTTTCCCGCCATGAAACCATCCCTCCCCGGGGCTACAAGGATGTTTACTACGGCATCTCACCCAGCGGGAAGTCGGGCAAGGTCAGCGTAGAGGCCAAGCTGCGTTACCGCCAGGCGGATCAGGCTGTGGCCGAGGGGGTACTGGGGGCCGTGCCCAGGGATATCGACCTGAAGAACGTCTACGGGTTGGACACGGTGCCGCCGCTGCCGGTGGTTGATATGGTAGTGCAGAAGGGGGTGTTTGCTGTGAACGCTAAGTAA
- a CDS encoding helix-turn-helix domain-containing protein: MKKTNFDSYLEQQMQDPEFAARFERAGEAWDVALQIADLRRQAGLSQRDLAKLLKTSQQQISRLESPGYEGHSLSMLRRVAEALHARVRVVFEAVDERTGLHAAEESSSYGVQKPSKVSRKR; the protein is encoded by the coding sequence GTGAAGAAAACAAACTTTGACAGCTACCTTGAGCAGCAGATGCAAGATCCCGAATTTGCCGCTCGTTTTGAGCGGGCGGGCGAGGCCTGGGATGTTGCCTTGCAGATAGCCGATCTGCGCCGTCAGGCAGGGCTGTCGCAAAGAGATCTGGCAAAGTTGCTCAAGACCTCCCAGCAGCAGATCAGCCGCCTTGAGTCACCTGGCTACGAAGGCCATTCTCTAAGCATGTTGCGTCGTGTCGCCGAGGCACTGCATGCGCGGGTTCGGGTGGTGTTTGAGGCAGTTGATGAGCGGACGGGATTGCACGCGGCAGAGGAAAGCTCTTCCTACGGTGTGCAGAAACCTTCGAAGGTGAGCCGGAAGCGGTGA
- a CDS encoding acyl-CoA dehydrogenase family protein, with protein MDFDLTPDQAAFQQAVREFATEKLKPGAGKRDQSGEFPADLLAEVARFGLMGLFFPEVYGGGGKDFLSYTIVVEELARADASVAITLLGHTLCAAHIFAFGSDEQKRRFLPPLVTGEILGAWALTEPTGGSDAAAIRTEAVADQDGWRLSGTKYFITNGSHAGTIVVMAVSDPALGSKGISAFILSGTPTGLERGKNIDKLGFRASDTAALILRQVPVPPDQLLGEPNTGFAQAMQVLDSGRIGLAAMAVGIARACLEESIAYAGKRHAFGQPIAEFQAIQGMIADMGTEIDAARLLLRRAVRLKDKGERFKREAAMAKLFASETAVRAATKALQIHGGHGYTTAFPVERYYREAKLCEIGEGTSEIQRMVIARELLKETG; from the coding sequence ATGGACTTCGACCTTACACCAGATCAAGCGGCCTTTCAGCAGGCCGTCAGGGAGTTCGCCACAGAGAAGCTGAAACCGGGGGCGGGGAAGCGGGACCAGTCGGGCGAGTTCCCGGCTGACCTGCTGGCGGAGGTGGCCAGGTTCGGCCTGATGGGGCTGTTCTTCCCTGAAGTATACGGCGGCGGGGGTAAGGATTTCCTGAGCTACACCATCGTCGTGGAAGAACTGGCCCGCGCCGACGCCTCCGTAGCCATCACCCTCCTGGGCCACACCCTGTGCGCTGCCCACATCTTTGCCTTCGGCTCTGACGAGCAGAAACGACGCTTCCTTCCTCCCCTGGTCACTGGCGAAATCCTCGGCGCCTGGGCGCTGACCGAGCCGACCGGCGGCAGCGATGCCGCTGCTATCCGTACCGAGGCTGTGGCGGACCAAGACGGCTGGCGCCTGTCCGGCACCAAGTATTTCATCACCAACGGCTCCCATGCCGGCACCATCGTCGTCATGGCCGTCAGCGACCCAGCCCTCGGCTCCAAAGGCATCTCTGCCTTTATTCTCAGCGGTACTCCCACCGGCCTCGAACGGGGCAAAAACATCGACAAACTCGGCTTCAGGGCCAGCGATACCGCCGCGCTGATTCTTCGCCAGGTGCCGGTTCCGCCCGACCAGCTCCTTGGAGAGCCCAACACCGGCTTTGCCCAGGCCATGCAGGTGCTCGACAGCGGCCGCATCGGTCTGGCCGCCATGGCAGTCGGCATCGCCCGCGCCTGCCTGGAGGAGAGCATCGCCTATGCCGGGAAACGCCATGCCTTCGGCCAACCGATTGCGGAATTTCAGGCCATCCAGGGCATGATTGCCGACATGGGGACCGAGATCGACGCCGCGCGGCTATTGCTCCGCCGGGCCGTGCGGCTCAAGGATAAAGGAGAGCGCTTCAAACGGGAGGCGGCCATGGCCAAGCTGTTCGCTTCGGAGACCGCCGTGCGGGCAGCAACGAAAGCGCTGCAGATTCATGGCGGCCATGGCTATACCACGGCCTTTCCGGTGGAACGCTATTACCGGGAGGCAAAGCTGTGCGAGATCGGCGAGGGAACCTCGGAGATCCAGAGAATGGTGATCGCGAGGGAACTACTGAAAGAGACAGGTTGA
- a CDS encoding YbaN family protein: MHDKPMPNCNHVKSDFLRWVLICCGWICVAAGVVGIFLPLVPTVPFLLLAATCFARSSERFHGWLVKHSHLGPLVRDYLSGAGIPLRAKRISIGTVWVSFPFSIFLFAEALWLKFLLLAIAIAVTLYLLSLPTCPLTKPQDPPAA; the protein is encoded by the coding sequence ATGCACGATAAGCCGATGCCAAACTGCAACCATGTAAAGAGCGATTTTTTGCGCTGGGTTCTTATCTGCTGCGGCTGGATCTGCGTAGCTGCCGGTGTTGTGGGGATCTTTCTTCCGCTGGTGCCGACCGTGCCGTTCCTGCTGCTGGCTGCCACCTGTTTTGCCCGCAGCTCTGAACGCTTCCACGGTTGGCTGGTGAAGCACAGCCACCTGGGCCCGCTAGTCCGCGATTACCTCAGCGGTGCCGGTATCCCGCTCAGGGCCAAAAGGATCTCCATCGGCACCGTGTGGGTATCGTTTCCCTTTTCCATCTTCCTGTTTGCTGAGGCTCTCTGGCTGAAGTTCCTGCTGCTGGCCATTGCAATCGCGGTCACCCTGTACCTGCTGTCGCTGCCGACATGTCCCCTTACGAAGCCTCAGGACCCTCCCGCTGCATGA
- a CDS encoding HIT family protein: MSEGTSTPCRFCHLDPSWFVMDNNLALAIYDNFPVTPGHALIIPKRHMVSLFEATREEQAALLDLTAAMRLLLLQERSPDGFNVGINDGAAAGQTVMHLHIHLIPRYAGDSSDPRGGVRWIMPEKARYWKKG; the protein is encoded by the coding sequence ATGAGTGAGGGCACCTCTACCCCCTGCCGTTTCTGTCACCTCGATCCCTCCTGGTTTGTCATGGACAACAACCTGGCCCTGGCGATCTACGATAATTTCCCGGTCACCCCCGGCCACGCCCTGATCATCCCCAAGCGGCATATGGTCTCACTGTTCGAGGCGACCCGGGAAGAACAGGCGGCACTGTTGGACCTGACGGCTGCCATGCGCCTGCTGTTGCTGCAGGAGCGCAGTCCGGACGGTTTCAATGTCGGTATCAACGATGGTGCTGCTGCCGGGCAGACCGTGATGCACCTGCATATTCACCTGATTCCGCGCTACGCCGGCGACTCCAGCGACCCGCGCGGCGGAGTGCGCTGGATCATGCCCGAAAAGGCGCGCTACTGGAAGAAGGGGTGA
- a CDS encoding MarC family protein translates to MKAYLELLTVFAIQLFIIVDPLACIPIFLAITPGSSRSERRRLARRSCLIAFVVLTFFLLAGAAIIGYFGIGMPAIQICGGVLLFLIALEFLHGHPTKTETTHLEERLAGEKEDVSVTPLAIPLLAGPGAIATSMVFAGRANTVLAYLTLVAGAGLVFVAVYACLHWADNLARMIGVLGMRVITRIMGFLLAFIGIQYVIDGIRDQFFP, encoded by the coding sequence ATGAAAGCCTACCTGGAGCTGCTGACGGTGTTCGCGATCCAGCTCTTCATCATCGTCGATCCATTGGCCTGCATCCCGATCTTCCTGGCCATCACCCCCGGCAGCAGCAGGAGCGAACGGCGGAGGCTGGCACGCAGGAGCTGCCTGATAGCCTTTGTGGTGCTGACCTTTTTTCTCCTGGCAGGTGCAGCCATCATCGGCTACTTCGGTATCGGCATGCCAGCCATCCAGATTTGCGGCGGAGTGCTGCTGTTCCTGATCGCGCTGGAATTCCTCCACGGCCATCCCACCAAGACCGAAACAACGCATCTCGAAGAACGGCTGGCAGGCGAAAAGGAAGACGTGTCGGTGACGCCGCTGGCGATTCCTCTCCTGGCCGGCCCCGGTGCAATTGCCACGTCCATGGTATTTGCCGGACGGGCCAATACCGTGCTGGCCTACCTGACCCTGGTGGCCGGTGCAGGGCTCGTGTTCGTTGCCGTCTATGCCTGCCTGCACTGGGCCGACAACCTGGCCCGTATGATCGGTGTACTCGGCATGCGGGTCATCACCAGGATCATGGGTTTTCTCCTGGCCTTCATCGGCATTCAGTACGTCATTGACGGCATCCGCGACCAGTTTTTCCCTTAA
- a CDS encoding SIS domain-containing protein, translated as MIIDEARRVIRVEAEALAAMADRIDASFQRAVELILNATGRVVVSGMGKSGLIGQKIASTMASTGTPALFLHPAEGIHGDLGMIMKGDVVIAISNSGETDELLRILPVIKRLGAHLIGMSGKPGSTLARTSDVFLDVSVKEEACPLGLAPTASTTATLAMGDALAVALLVQRGFKAEDFAMFHPGGALGRKLFLRVEDLMHGGKDIPLVTEETLMKDALFVISAKRLGVTGVTGASGELRGVITDGDLRRALEKGTDIFGQKAGTMMKLNPRRIKRHELAAAALQVMEQYSITSLFVFDDDQSLIPCGIVHLHDILRAGIA; from the coding sequence ATGATCATAGACGAGGCACGACGGGTAATCAGGGTCGAGGCAGAAGCGCTGGCAGCCATGGCGGACCGCATCGACGCCTCTTTTCAACGGGCGGTGGAGCTGATCCTGAACGCTACCGGACGGGTGGTTGTCAGCGGTATGGGCAAGTCGGGCCTGATCGGCCAGAAAATCGCCTCGACCATGGCTTCTACCGGCACGCCGGCGTTGTTTCTGCACCCGGCTGAGGGTATCCACGGCGATCTGGGCATGATCATGAAAGGGGATGTGGTCATTGCCATTTCCAACAGCGGCGAAACCGATGAACTGTTGCGGATCCTGCCGGTCATCAAGCGGCTGGGGGCGCACCTGATCGGTATGAGCGGCAAGCCCGGCTCGACCCTGGCGCGTACCAGCGACGTGTTTCTGGATGTGTCGGTCAAGGAGGAAGCCTGCCCGCTAGGGCTGGCGCCGACCGCTTCGACTACCGCTACGCTGGCCATGGGTGATGCCCTGGCCGTGGCGCTTCTGGTGCAGCGGGGCTTCAAGGCCGAGGATTTTGCCATGTTCCACCCCGGTGGCGCCTTGGGGCGCAAGCTGTTCCTGCGGGTTGAGGATCTGATGCATGGAGGCAAGGACATCCCGCTGGTGACCGAGGAGACGCTGATGAAGGATGCGCTGTTCGTGATCAGCGCCAAGCGCCTGGGGGTGACCGGCGTGACCGGCGCTTCCGGCGAGCTGCGCGGCGTGATCACCGACGGCGACCTGCGCCGGGCTCTGGAGAAGGGCACCGATATCTTCGGGCAGAAGGCCGGAACCATGATGAAGCTCAATCCCCGCCGCATAAAGCGCCATGAACTGGCGGCCGCTGCGCTGCAGGTGATGGAGCAGTATTCCATCACCTCGCTGTTCGTGTTCGACGACGACCAGAGTCTGATTCCCTGCGGCATCGTCCATTTGCATGACATCCTGCGGGCGGGCATCGCCTGA
- a CDS encoding HAD family hydrolase, producing MNDKLKHIQLLLLDVDGVMTDGSIVYDGNGLETKFFNVKDGHGIKMLQRSGIEIGIITGRTSPVVDFRARELGIARVYQGVLRKLESYDDIKRQTGLEDYQIAYMGDDVIDVPVLRRVGFSVAPADALPDVRSLVDYVTVLQGGRGAVRELCDMILKARGAWGDVVERYEL from the coding sequence ATGAACGACAAGCTTAAACATATACAACTGCTGCTGCTGGACGTGGATGGCGTCATGACCGACGGCAGCATCGTCTATGATGGCAATGGCCTGGAAACCAAGTTCTTCAACGTCAAGGACGGCCACGGTATCAAGATGCTGCAGCGCTCCGGAATCGAGATCGGCATCATTACCGGTCGTACTTCGCCGGTGGTCGACTTTCGCGCCCGTGAGCTCGGCATTGCCCGGGTGTACCAGGGGGTGCTGCGCAAGCTGGAGAGCTATGATGATATCAAGCGGCAGACCGGACTGGAGGATTACCAGATTGCCTACATGGGGGACGATGTCATCGATGTGCCGGTCCTGCGGCGGGTAGGTTTTTCTGTGGCCCCGGCCGACGCACTCCCGGATGTCAGGAGCCTGGTCGATTACGTGACGGTCCTGCAGGGGGGCAGGGGGGCGGTGCGCGAACTGTGCGACATGATCCTCAAGGCCCGCGGCGCCTGGGGTGACGTGGTCGAACGGTACGAACTCTGA
- the lptC gene encoding LPS export ABC transporter periplasmic protein LptC, whose protein sequence is MVSPRNIRLVLATLVIATIIGLMAAIFLKSSRSAPPPEPMSRQLSQNIDIALNNARFTEMRDGTVAWELIAERAAYDKTGELARLTGIRLTFAKPQAADTIVVTAEKGEYSDKSKNIRLMGKVHMETGEGATFDTTSIEYLAKSSLLRTNDPVKVRHQRLELTARGMELKVKDQKARFGRPVDATVGGVELR, encoded by the coding sequence ATGGTATCGCCTAGAAACATCAGGCTCGTACTGGCCACACTTGTCATAGCGACGATCATCGGCCTGATGGCCGCCATCTTTCTGAAGAGTTCGCGATCGGCTCCCCCCCCGGAGCCGATGTCCCGGCAGCTTTCCCAGAACATTGACATCGCTCTTAACAATGCACGTTTTACCGAGATGCGCGATGGCACCGTAGCCTGGGAGCTCATCGCGGAGCGGGCCGCTTATGACAAGACGGGCGAGCTGGCGCGCCTGACCGGCATCCGGTTGACTTTTGCAAAACCCCAGGCCGCTGATACGATTGTAGTAACAGCCGAGAAGGGCGAGTACTCGGACAAGAGCAAGAACATCCGGCTGATGGGCAAAGTCCACATGGAAACCGGCGAGGGCGCCACATTCGATACCACCTCGATCGAGTATCTGGCCAAGAGCTCCCTGCTGAGAACGAACGATCCGGTAAAGGTCCGTCACCAGCGGCTGGAACTGACAGCCCGGGGGATGGAACTGAAGGTGAAGGACCAGAAGGCACGTTTTGGCCGGCCTGTAGATGCGACAGTCGGCGGAGTTGAATTACGGTAG
- the lptA gene encoding lipopolysaccharide transport periplasmic protein LptA, protein MKILFILCLSLLFVNPALAVAPAGSGHKDRSNLQITIKSDELVTDNKGRTAVFTGKVIAKQGDIVIYADKVTINYGTKKEEVERIETEGNVRIIQENRTGMADRANYYSKEGRITLTGNPKLMQGGDTLTGENITYFLDEDRSIVTSGTNKRVEAVIQPPARKGNAAPASR, encoded by the coding sequence ATGAAGATCCTGTTTATCCTGTGTTTATCCCTGCTTTTCGTCAATCCGGCCCTGGCCGTGGCTCCAGCCGGCAGCGGCCACAAGGACCGTTCCAACCTGCAGATCACGATCAAGTCCGATGAGCTGGTTACGGACAACAAGGGCAGAACCGCCGTCTTCACGGGCAAGGTGATTGCAAAACAAGGCGATATCGTTATTTACGCCGATAAGGTCACGATCAATTACGGCACCAAGAAGGAAGAGGTGGAGCGGATCGAGACCGAGGGAAACGTCCGCATCATCCAGGAGAACCGCACCGGCATGGCGGATCGCGCCAATTACTACAGCAAGGAAGGGCGCATTACCCTGACCGGCAATCCCAAGCTCATGCAGGGTGGTGACACGCTCACCGGCGAAAACATCACCTATTTCCTTGACGAAGACCGCAGCATAGTTACCAGCGGTACCAACAAACGAGTTGAGGCGGTCATTCAGCCGCCGGCCAGGAAGGGCAATGCAGCACCAGCATCCCGCTGA
- the lptB gene encoding LPS export ABC transporter ATP-binding protein, whose protein sequence is MQHQHPADPLKLRTQGLQKSYGGRHVVRGVDLSIEAGQVVGLLGPNGAGKTTTFYMVVGLARPDEGHVFIGDEEITSLPMYQRARRGISYLPQEASVFRKLTVAQNLLAILETVEPDRSTRESRMEELLNEFSITHIAGSMGYALSGGERRRVEIARALIINPAFILLDEPFAGIDPIAVADIQNLIVSLKRRDIGILISDHNVRETLGVCDVAYIMSSGEVLEFGTPDEIASSSRARAVYLGDDFRL, encoded by the coding sequence ATGCAGCACCAGCATCCCGCTGATCCGTTGAAACTCCGGACCCAGGGGCTGCAGAAAAGCTACGGCGGCCGCCATGTGGTGCGAGGGGTTGATCTCTCCATCGAAGCGGGGCAGGTGGTCGGACTGCTGGGCCCCAACGGTGCCGGCAAGACCACGACGTTCTACATGGTGGTGGGGCTGGCCCGTCCCGACGAAGGCCATGTCTTCATCGGCGACGAGGAGATCACCTCCCTGCCGATGTACCAGAGGGCGCGGAGGGGCATCAGTTACCTGCCCCAGGAGGCCTCGGTCTTCCGCAAGCTGACCGTTGCCCAGAACCTGCTGGCGATCCTGGAAACGGTCGAGCCTGACCGCAGTACCCGCGAGAGCCGGATGGAAGAGCTGCTGAACGAGTTCAGCATCACGCACATCGCCGGCAGCATGGGATACGCCCTGTCAGGGGGGGAACGGCGCCGGGTCGAAATCGCCCGGGCTCTGATCATCAACCCGGCTTTCATCCTGCTGGACGAACCGTTTGCCGGCATAGACCCGATCGCCGTGGCCGACATCCAGAACCTGATCGTTTCGCTCAAACGGCGCGATATCGGTATCCTGATCTCCGATCACAACGTGCGCGAGACCCTCGGGGTCTGCGACGTGGCCTACATCATGAGCAGCGGTGAGGTGCTGGAGTTTGGCACACCCGACGAGATCGCCTCCAGCAGCAGGGCCCGGGCGGTGTATCTGGGAGATGATTTCCGGCTGTGA
- the rpoN gene encoding RNA polymerase factor sigma-54, producing MAMEMRQQLKMTQQLVMTPQLQQAIKLLQLTRLELQDVVRQELEENPLLEETLEAEEVREPEPLESAEKEVEPGNTVEEFREVETGDDTLRDWDSYLDGYNYSSGEQFGGEDDRPSFENLLTRKGTLVDHLLWQLHMGHFSVEEVRIGEEIIGNIDEGGYLRSSLEEICQACSLDEESVLPVLERIQEFDPTGVGARDLRECLLIQARFLGMQGSVVERILLHHLKDLETRKYKEIGRALGVDLNQVLVAAKIIGGLDPRPGRIYGSEDVHYISPDIFVSKLGDEYVVMLNEEGLPNLKVSPFYAEARSNGSVDSRAEEYIGEKMRSAMWLIKSIQQRQRTIYRVAKSIIRFQREFLDRGIDYLRPLVLRDVAEDIGMHESTISRVTTNKYMQTPQGLFELKYFFNSGLSTSGGDFVASESVKNRIKEIIEKEDCRKPLSDQKIAEMLSGETVNIARRTVTKYREVLKIGSSSERKRHF from the coding sequence ATGGCCATGGAGATGCGCCAACAACTGAAGATGACCCAGCAACTGGTGATGACCCCCCAGTTGCAGCAGGCCATCAAACTGCTCCAACTGACCCGCCTGGAGCTTCAGGATGTGGTGCGGCAGGAACTGGAAGAAAACCCGCTGCTGGAAGAGACGCTCGAGGCGGAAGAGGTCCGCGAGCCCGAGCCTTTGGAGTCGGCCGAAAAAGAGGTCGAACCCGGCAACACGGTGGAAGAGTTCCGCGAAGTGGAGACCGGCGACGACACCCTGCGCGATTGGGACAGCTACCTGGACGGGTACAATTACAGTTCCGGCGAACAGTTCGGGGGGGAGGACGACCGCCCTTCCTTCGAAAACCTGCTGACCCGCAAAGGCACCCTGGTCGATCATCTCTTGTGGCAGCTTCACATGGGGCACTTCAGTGTTGAAGAAGTGCGTATCGGCGAGGAGATCATCGGCAATATCGATGAGGGGGGCTACCTGCGGTCATCCCTGGAGGAGATCTGTCAGGCATGCTCCCTGGATGAAGAGTCGGTGCTGCCGGTGCTGGAGCGTATTCAGGAATTCGATCCGACCGGTGTCGGGGCGCGCGATCTGCGGGAATGCCTGCTGATTCAGGCCCGTTTCCTGGGGATGCAGGGGAGCGTGGTCGAGCGGATTCTGCTCCATCACCTGAAAGACCTGGAGACCCGCAAATACAAGGAAATCGGGCGTGCCCTGGGGGTCGACCTGAACCAGGTGCTGGTGGCGGCCAAGATCATCGGCGGGCTCGATCCGCGGCCGGGCAGGATCTACGGCTCCGAGGACGTGCACTATATCTCTCCGGATATCTTCGTTTCGAAGCTGGGCGATGAGTACGTGGTCATGCTGAACGAAGAAGGGTTGCCCAACCTGAAGGTAAGCCCGTTTTATGCGGAAGCGCGCAGCAATGGTTCGGTCGATTCCCGTGCCGAGGAATACATCGGCGAAAAGATGCGGTCCGCCATGTGGCTGATCAAGAGCATCCAGCAGCGGCAACGCACGATCTATCGAGTCGCCAAGAGCATCATCCGGTTTCAGCGCGAGTTTCTCGACCGTGGTATCGATTATCTGCGGCCGCTGGTGCTGCGCGATGTGGCCGAGGACATCGGCATGCACGAATCGACCATCAGCCGCGTAACCACCAACAAATACATGCAGACTCCCCAGGGGCTGTTCGAACTGAAGTATTTCTTCAACAGTGGGCTCTCCACCAGCGGTGGGGATTTTGTCGCCTCCGAGAGCGTCAAGAACCGCATCAAGGAGATTATTGAAAAGGAAGATTGCCGGAAACCGCTTTCAGACCAGAAAATCGCCGAGATGCTGTCGGGCGAAACGGTCAACATCGCCCGGCGCACGGTCACCAAGTACCGCGAAGTGTTGAAGATCGGCTCTTCATCGGAGCGTAAACGACATTTTTGA
- the hpf gene encoding ribosome hibernation-promoting factor, HPF/YfiA family has translation MQVTTTFRHMEQSEALKSYAEEKLERVAKYIDEPISAQVFLVVEKKIRHIVEIVINAKGISTKASEATNDMYASVDAVIDKIERQLKRYKEKIKAHKPNGEEHGRQISKKIFSAESIDEASAEPVVIRTKTETAKPMSVEEAVMQMDLLHKDFIVFTDAVSSEINVLYRRKDSNYGLIEPQRS, from the coding sequence ATGCAAGTAACAACGACTTTCAGGCACATGGAACAGAGTGAGGCTCTCAAATCGTACGCCGAGGAGAAGCTCGAGAGAGTAGCGAAGTACATCGACGAGCCGATCAGCGCCCAGGTCTTTCTTGTTGTGGAAAAGAAGATCCGTCATATCGTCGAGATCGTCATCAACGCCAAGGGCATCAGCACCAAGGCTTCCGAAGCCACCAACGACATGTATGCCTCCGTGGATGCGGTAATCGACAAGATCGAGCGCCAGCTCAAGCGCTACAAGGAAAAGATCAAGGCCCACAAGCCCAATGGTGAAGAACACGGGCGTCAGATCTCCAAGAAGATCTTCTCGGCGGAGAGCATTGATGAAGCCAGTGCCGAACCGGTCGTCATCAGGACCAAAACCGAAACCGCCAAGCCGATGTCGGTGGAGGAGGCGGTCATGCAGATGGACCTGCTGCACAAGGATTTCATTGTCTTCACCGACGCCGTCAGCAGCGAAATCAACGTGCTTTACCGTCGCAAGGACAGCAACTACGGCTTGATTGAGCCGCAGCGGAGTTAG